A window from Thunnus albacares chromosome 19, fThuAlb1.1, whole genome shotgun sequence encodes these proteins:
- the gtf2h4 gene encoding general transcription factor IIH subunit 4, giving the protein MKLRVQLQCKNLHEYLRELSPDILDRLYNHPATCLAVYRELPSLAKNYVMRMLFLDQPLPQAAVALWVKKDSQKDHDECVSVLAGLRLWHSQQLQGGLQGYILNPVFKDNLRIALLGGGRAWADEGSSLGPDRHARDIESLDRYAMERWEVILHFMVGSPSAAVSQDLAQLLVQAGLMRSESGEAPYITSAGFQFLLLDTASQLWYFTLQYLKTAQSRGMDLVEILSFLFQLSFSTLGRDYSVEGMSESLLTFLQHLREFGLVFQRKRKSRRYYPTRLAITLAAGVTTSSSSSSSSSNMGSTPGTGDAGFIVVETNYRIYAYTNSELQIALVALFSEMLYRFPNVVVAQVTRESVQQAIANGITAQQIIHFLRTRAHPVMLKQIPVLPPTITDQIRLWELERDRLQFTEGVLYNQFLSQADFEVLRDRAQGLGCLVWQDVAHRVMVVTPQGHSEVKRFWKRQKSHT; this is encoded by the exons ATGAAGCTGCGTGTCCAGCTGCAGTGCAAGAATCTGCATGAATACCTGAGAGAGCTGAGTCCTGACATTTTGGACAGACTGTACAACCATCCAGCAACATGTCTGGCTGTCTACAG GGAACTCCCATCTCTTGCCAAGAATTATGTGATGCGTATGCTGTTCCTGGACCAGCCTCTCCCACAGGCTGCAGTGGCATTGTGGGTGAAAAAAGACAGTCAGAA GGATCATGATGAATGTGTCTCGGTGTTGGCAGGACTCCGCCTTTGGCACAGTCAGCAGCTGCAGGGTGGTCTGCAGGGATACATTTTAAATCCAGTGTTCAAAGACAACCTGAGGATAGCACTGCTCGGCGG GGGCAGAGCGTGGGCGGATGAGGGCAGCTCTCTGGGCCCTGACCGCCATGCGAGGGACATCGAGAGTCTGGACCGCTACGCCATGGAACGCTGGGAGGTCATCCTGCACTTCATGGTGGGCTCTCCCagtgctgctgtcagtcaggaCCTGGCTCAGCTGCTGGTTCAAGCAGGCCTCATGAGAAG TGAGTCAGGGGAGGCACCCTACATCACCTCAGCTGGGTTCCAGTTCCTGTTGCTGGACACAGCCTCTCAGCTGTGGTACTTCACCCTGCAGTACCTCAAAACTGCTCAG TCCAGAGGGATGGACCTGGTGGAGATCTTATCATTCTTATTCCAACTCAGTTTCTCCACTCTGGGCAGA GATTACTCAGTGGAGGGTATGAGTGAGTCATTACTCACCTTCCTGCAGCACCTCCGGGAGTTTGGACTGGTCTTCCAGAGGAAG AGGAAATCAAGGCGGTACTACCCCACCAGACTGGCCATCACTCTGGCTGCGGGAGTCACTACCagctcatcttcctcctcctcctcttctaacATGGGCTCTACTCCTGGTACTGGAGATGCAGGTTTCATTGTGGTAGAAACCAATTATCGTATCTACGCCTACACAA ATTCAGAACTTCAGATCGCTCTGGTGGCTCTCTTCAGTGAAATGTTGTATCGCTTCCCAAATGTAGTGGTGGCTCAGGTCACAAGAGAGTCAGTGCAACAGGCCATCGCCAATGGTATCACTGCACAACAG ATTATCCACTTTCTTAGAACCAGAGCACACCCTGTCATGCTCAAACAG ATCCCGGTGCTGCCTCCAACCATAACAGATCAGATCAGACTGTGGGAGCTGGAGAGAGATCGACTACAGTTTACAGAGG GAGTGCTCTATAACCAGTTCCTCTCTCAGGCTGACTTTGAGGTGCTACGAGACAGAGCTCAG GGTCTGGGCTGCCTGGTGTGGCAGGACGTGGCTCACAGGGTGATGGTGGTGACACCACAGGGACACAGCGAGGTCAAGAGGTTCTGGAAACGACAGAAATCTCACACATAA